One part of the Arabidopsis thaliana chromosome 1 sequence genome encodes these proteins:
- a CDS encoding DNA ligase (unknown protein; BEST Arabidopsis thaliana protein match is: unknown protein (TAIR:AT1G20100.1); Has 258 Blast hits to 235 proteins in 58 species: Archae - 0; Bacteria - 4; Metazoa - 59; Fungi - 16; Plants - 90; Viruses - 0; Other Eukaryotes - 89 (source: NCBI BLink).), protein MSRVLTCPPLVFARNHVGVQNLVESTKLKRITLDSKKAHRIEKKEKKEKRKEKKETKREKSHKHSIKATDNHHKLIFLPSKKVSDESDSLEKSGLTDELEEPQKHLGYLSDGSQNSKKRIRDDSPPAVESLIKAAPVAGKPLRIRMVFKKPKEEVPTLPREAVVCSTTVAKSLSHQDVITSSISSSKTSELEKNLPSTSIAAIDETKKRKKHRSSKEDQYNALFDGWTPPSMCIADASSNDNGDYWLFGNKTQEVLKPKAAVKVDDDTMMRPGDSSWPRAQFLSEVGIYSLPYTVPF, encoded by the exons ATGTCGCGCGTTCTCACTTGCCCACCGCTTGTGTTTGCAAGAAACCACGTTGGCGTTCAAAACTTGGTCGAATCGACTAAG CTTAAAAGAATCACACTTGATTCAAAAAAGGCGCACCGgatagagaagaaggaaaagaaggagaagagaaaagaaaagaaagaaactaagcGTGAGAAATCGCATAAACATTCGATTAAAGCAACTGATAATCATCACAAGCTAATATTTCTTCCTTCCAAGAAAGTGTCAGATGAGTCTGACTCACTAGAGAAGAGTGGTTTGACAGATGAGCTTGAGGAACCTCAAAAACACCTTGGATATTTGTCTGATGGAAGTCAGAATAGTAAGAAGAGGATTAGAGATGATTCTCCTCCGGCTGTTGAAAGTCTCATCAAAG CTGCACCTGTAGCAGGTAAACCTCTACGGATTAGAATGGTCTTCAAAAAACCAAAGGAGGAAGTTCCTACTCTGCCTAGAGAGGCTGTTGTTTGCTCCACTACAGTTGCAAAGTCGCTCAGTCACCAAGATGTCATAACAAGTTCTATCTCAAGTTCAAAAACATCCGAGCTTGAAAAGAATCTGCCGTCAACATCAATAGCGGCAATagatgaaacaaagaagagaaagaaacacagATCTAGCAAAGAAGATCAATACAATGCATTGTTTGATGGTTGGACTCCTCCTTCCATGTGTATTGCTGATGCATCTTCAAATGACAATGGTGATTATTGGCTATTTGGGAACAAGACGCAAGAGGTGCTTAAGCCCAAAGCAGCAGTCAAGGTTGATGATGACACGATGATGAGACCGGGAGATTCATCTTGGCCTAGAGCTCAATTTTTGTCTGAAGTTGGGATTTATTCTTTACCTTATACTGTCCCGTTCTAA
- a CDS encoding DNA ligase has translation MDLTLHFFFYSPHALSYLLPLTVCSRSRFFRVYLRIWVSEIELTGLSRLFLFRLLESEANLGLIGLLESRPKSFDWIRENMSRVLTCPPLVFARNHVGVQNLVESTKLKRITLDSKKAHRIEKKEKKEKRKEKKETKREKSHKHSIKATDNHHKLIFLPSKKVSDESDSLEKSGLTDELEEPQKHLGYLSDGSQNSKKRIRDDSPPAVESLIKAAPVAGKPLRIRMVFKKPKEEVPTLPREAVVCSTTVAKSLSHQDVITSSISSSKTSELEKNLPSTSIAAIDETKKRKKHRSSKEDQYNALFDGWTPPSMCIADASSNDNGDYWLFGNKTQEVLKPKAAVKVDDDTMMRPGDSSWPRAQFLSEVGIYSLPYTVPF, from the exons ATGGACCTTAcccttcacttttttttttattcaccACACGCGCTTAGCTATCTTCTCCCCCTCACTGTCTGCTCTAGGTCGAgattttttagggtttatctcCGGATTTGGGTTAGCGAAATCGAGCTCACGGGGTTGTCTCGATTATTCCTTTTTAGGTTGCTTGAATCTGAAGCTAATCTTGGGTTAATTGGATTGTTAGAATCGAGACCTAAATCCTTCGATTGGATCAGAGAAAATATGTCGCGCGTTCTCACTTGCCCACCGCTTGTGTTTGCAAGAAACCACGTTGGCGTTCAAAACTTGGTCGAATCGACTAAG CTTAAAAGAATCACACTTGATTCAAAAAAGGCGCACCGgatagagaagaaggaaaagaaggagaagagaaaagaaaagaaagaaactaagcGTGAGAAATCGCATAAACATTCGATTAAAGCAACTGATAATCATCACAAGCTAATATTTCTTCCTTCCAAGAAAGTGTCAGATGAGTCTGACTCACTAGAGAAGAGTGGTTTGACAGATGAGCTTGAGGAACCTCAAAAACACCTTGGATATTTGTCTGATGGAAGTCAGAATAGTAAGAAGAGGATTAGAGATGATTCTCCTCCGGCTGTTGAAAGTCTCATCAAAG CTGCACCTGTAGCAGGTAAACCTCTACGGATTAGAATGGTCTTCAAAAAACCAAAGGAGGAAGTTCCTACTCTGCCTAGAGAGGCTGTTGTTTGCTCCACTACAGTTGCAAAGTCGCTCAGTCACCAAGATGTCATAACAAGTTCTATCTCAAGTTCAAAAACATCCGAGCTTGAAAAGAATCTGCCGTCAACATCAATAGCGGCAATagatgaaacaaagaagagaaagaaacacagATCTAGCAAAGAAGATCAATACAATGCATTGTTTGATGGTTGGACTCCTCCTTCCATGTGTATTGCTGATGCATCTTCAAATGACAATGGTGATTATTGGCTATTTGGGAACAAGACGCAAGAGGTGCTTAAGCCCAAAGCAGCAGTCAAGGTTGATGATGACACGATGATGAGACCGGGAGATTCATCTTGGCCTAGAGCTCAATTTTTGTCTGAAGTTGGGATTTATTCTTTACCTTATACTGTCCCGTTCTAA
- a CDS encoding uncharacterized protein (unknown protein; Has 10 Blast hits to 10 proteins in 5 species: Archae - 0; Bacteria - 0; Metazoa - 0; Fungi - 0; Plants - 10; Viruses - 0; Other Eukaryotes - 0 (source: NCBI BLink).) — MQETQTKLSLSVTPVNANAPLPQNPAIPLGLIAPYHQQAKDINHMLQNQMTRELYGQLRSLEERAIFCVRVKDKVIEDMKKQCGEMEIRTRKALAEAEFWRKMTNEKTDLCRDLAGRLIEMKKRERATRRLGVREMAEKAESSTGDNGDDVVDTARTRLCKRRRL, encoded by the exons ATGCAAGAAACCCAAACGAAGTTGTCTCTGAGTGTAACACCAGTTAATGCAAATGCCCCACTCCCACAGAATCCCGCAATTCCTCTAGGCTTGATTGCTCCATATCATCAACAAGCAAAAGACATTAACCATATGTTACAG AACCAGATGACAAGAGAATTGTATGGTCAATTAAGAAGTCTCGAGGAGAGAGCCATCTTTTGTGTGAGGGTAAAAGACAAAGTCATCGAAGATATGAAGAAACAATGTGGAGAAATGGAGATTCGTACGAGAAAAGCGTTAGCAGAAGCAGAATTTTGGAGGAAGATGACGAATGAGAAAACGGACTTGTGTAGAGACCTTGCGGGGAGACttattgaaatgaaaaagagagaaagggcGACGAGACGACTGGGGGTGAGGGAAATGGCAGAGAAGGCTGAGTCGTCTACTGGTGATAATGGTGACGATGTTGTAGACACAGCAAGAACCCGTTTGTGCAAACGACGCCGTCTTTGA